One Cololabis saira isolate AMF1-May2022 chromosome 18, fColSai1.1, whole genome shotgun sequence genomic region harbors:
- the eya4 gene encoding eyes absent homolog 4 isoform X7 has translation MEDSQDLSEQMVKKSHSESHVPDPSDTRSMEMQDLASPHNRAGSGDSTGSKLDKNNLGSPSITTNGTGGEKAAQVWCLINDKWAGENMTVLNTADWLLGCSSPPPASASKDYVKTEPLNNSDTVTTTGDTALDTYAGSVITSSGYSPRSAHQYSPPLYPSKPYPHILSTPAAPPMPSYAGQPQFSSMQQSTVYTAYSQTGQAYGLSTYDLGVMLPGIKTEGGLTQSQSPLQTGLSYSPGFTTPQPGQTAYSPYQMPGSSFTPSSGLYSTNNSVSNPANYTATQQDYPSYTTFGQNQYAQYYSASSYGTYMTSNSVDGTGSSAAYQLQDPAPAMTGQAAELHPGDFDTVQSPSTPIKELDDRACRSGGSKSRGRGRKNNPSPPPDSDLERVFVWDLDETIIVFHSLLTGSYAQKYGKDPPMAVTLGLRMEEMIFNLADTHLFFNDLEECDQVHIDDVSSDDNGQDLSCNQRQPLSGYGRPRRGRLDEETGLPLPTGQRVV, from the exons GTGAAGAAATCACACAGTGAATCTCATgttccagacccctcagacaCCAG GTCCATGGAAATGCAGGACCTAGCCAGTCCTCATAACCGAGCAGGAAGCGGCGATTCGACAGGCTCCAAGCTGGACAAGAACAACCTGGGCAGCCCCTCCATCACCACCAATGGAACAGGAGGGGAGAAGGCGGCTCAAGTTTGGTGCTTGATAAATGATAAATGGGCAG GTGAAAACATGACCGTTCTAAACACGGCTGATTGGCTGTTGGGCTGCAGCAGCCCGCCCCCCGCTTCAGCTTCCAAGGACTATG TGAAAACAGAGCCATTGAACAACAGCGACACAGTCACCACGACAGGCGACACAGCACTGGACACGTACGCAGGCTCAG TCATCACCAGCAGCGGGTACAGTCCTCGTTCAGCCCACCAGTACTCTCCTCCCCTCTATCCGTCAAA GCCCTACCCTCACATCTTATCCACGCCGGCAGCACCTCCCATGCCGTCATACGCTGGCCAACCTCAGTTCAGCAGCATGCAGCAGTCAACCGTGTATACAGCGTACTCACAGACAGGACAGGCCTACGGACTCTCCACCTACG ACCTCGGTGTGATGCTTCCAGGGATCAAGACGGAGGGCGGTCTGACCCAGAGTCAGTCTCCGCTGCAGACAGGCCTCAGCTACAGCCCCGGCTTCACCACACCTCAGCCCGGACAGACTGCCTACTCACCATATCAGATGCCAG GTTCCAGTTTCACTCCGTCCTCAGGCCTCTACTCCACCAACAACTCAGTGTCCAACCCCGCCAACTACACTGCCACACAGCAG GATTATCCCTCATACACGACGTTCGGCCAAAACCAATACGCGCAGTATTACTCTGCTTCCTCTTATGGGACGTATATGACCTCCAACAGCGTGGATGGCACAGGCTCCTCGGCGGCCTACCAGCTGCAAGATCCCGCGCCTGCCATGACCGGACAGGCGGCCGAACTCCACCCAG GCGACTTTGATACAGTGCAGAGCCCTTCCACGCCCATCAAAGAGTTGGATGACAGAGCCTGTCGGAGTGGGGGGTCCAAGTCCCGCGGCAGGGGCCGTAAAAACAACCCCTCTCCTCCCCCTGACAGTGACCTGGAG AGGGTGTTTGTATGGGATCTGGATGAGACCATCATCGTCTTCCATTCTCTGCTCACGGGCTCCTACGCACAGAAATATGGCAAG GACCCTCCCATGGCTGTGACGCTCGGCCtgaggatggaggagatgatCTTCAACTTGGCTGACACGCACTTATTTTTTAATGACTTAGAG GAATGTGATCAGGTACATATCGATGACGTGTCATCAGACGACAATGGCCAGGACTTAAG CTGCAACCAGCGCCAACCTCTGTCTGGCTACGGGCGTCCGCGGCGGGGTCGACTGGATGAGGAAACTGGCCTTCCGCTACCGACGGGTCAAAGAGTTGTATAG